The following proteins are co-located in the Hypanus sabinus isolate sHypSab1 chromosome 28, sHypSab1.hap1, whole genome shotgun sequence genome:
- the LOC132382534 gene encoding uncharacterized protein LOC132382534 — protein MCYFGAGVCGDACLRHTAPQTTRFPPRFDSKMAASSDAAASLGPTKGVIVLPLHLFHDFRTLLAVKGIKHGRSTLSVSCWIVMELDSLCTILFQPPRKEEVVHKPMNRDHCPGHSFAGETDGGEAAWPWLWHGPGLIRASESPAVAAKEGGAGASCAPLDSTLVPSISTALQCSLDRRRAGWHWTAAVLCCAETWLQDNFHVPSIFRP, from the exons ATGTGCTACTTTGGCGCCGGAGTGTGTGGCGACGCCTGCCTCCGGCACACCGCACCGCAAACAACGCGTTTCCCTCCacgtttcgat AGTAAGATGGCGGCAAGCTCAGATGCTGCGGCATCCCTGGGTCCAACCAAAGGTGTGATTGTTCTTCCTTTACATCTTTTTCACGACTTCAGGACACTGCTGGCTGTTAAGGGCATCAAGCATGGCAGGTCCACCCTGTCAGTAAGTTGCTGGATAGTGATGGAGCTGGACTCgttgtgcaccatactgtttcAGCCACCAAGGAAGGAGGAGGTGGTGCACAAACCAATGAACAGGGACCATTGTCCTGGACATTCCTTCGCTGGTGAGACCGATGGTGGGGAAGCTGCGTGGCCTTGGTTGTGGCACGGACCAGGCCTCATTCGTGCCTCGGAGTCACCTGCTGTGGCCGCCAAGGAAGGAGGCGCTGGAGCTAGTTGTGCGCCGCTGGATTCCACGCTGGTCCCTTCCATCAgtactgccctccagtgttcacttgacAGGAGACGAGCTGGATGGCATTGGACTGCAGCGGTACTGTGctgtgcagaaacatggctccaggacaacttccatgtaccatcaatcttcaggccatga